In Haloplanus rubicundus, one DNA window encodes the following:
- a CDS encoding MFS transporter, with translation MPSRKRRVLLVVAVAELLAMSLWFSATAAAPELAAEWGLTDAETAWLTTAVQLGFVVGALLSSALTLSDVIRPRYLVAGSAVAGAVLTATIAAAVSSALPAIGLRFLTGVALAGVYPPGMKLLAGWFREGRGFAIGVLVGSLTVGSALPHLIRAVGGVGQPRVVLYGSAVLAAVGGLLALLIEPGPYQAPAAPFDPGAIGRILRDRGTMLANGGYFGHMWELYAVWTWIPAYLVASIAASGGDESAGLASLLAFATIAVGGVGAVAAGSAADRFGRTRVTSASMAVSGLACLAAGVVFGRSLLLLVPFVLIWGVAIVADSAQFSAAVSELAEPSYVGTALTLQTAIGFLLTTISIQLIPVVVDAVGWRWAFAPLVVGPLLGTLSMQWLGRLPDAAKLAGGRG, from the coding sequence ATGCCGTCACGGAAGCGTCGCGTCCTGCTCGTCGTCGCCGTCGCCGAACTGCTGGCGATGTCGCTGTGGTTCAGCGCGACGGCCGCCGCACCCGAACTCGCCGCCGAGTGGGGGCTCACCGACGCCGAAACCGCGTGGCTGACGACGGCCGTCCAGCTCGGCTTCGTCGTCGGCGCCCTCCTCTCCTCGGCGCTCACGCTCTCCGACGTGATCCGCCCCCGGTATCTCGTCGCCGGATCGGCCGTCGCCGGCGCGGTCCTCACCGCGACCATCGCCGCCGCCGTCTCCTCGGCGCTCCCGGCCATCGGCCTCCGCTTCCTGACCGGCGTCGCCCTCGCGGGCGTCTACCCGCCGGGCATGAAGCTCCTCGCCGGCTGGTTCCGCGAGGGCCGGGGCTTCGCTATCGGCGTCCTCGTCGGCTCGCTCACGGTCGGCTCCGCGCTCCCCCACCTCATCCGCGCCGTCGGCGGCGTCGGCCAGCCGCGGGTGGTGCTGTACGGCTCCGCCGTCCTCGCCGCCGTCGGCGGTCTCCTCGCGCTGCTGATCGAACCCGGCCCGTATCAGGCGCCCGCGGCGCCGTTCGACCCCGGCGCCATCGGGCGCATCCTCCGCGACCGGGGGACGATGCTCGCCAACGGCGGCTACTTCGGCCACATGTGGGAGCTGTACGCCGTCTGGACGTGGATCCCCGCCTACCTCGTCGCCAGCATCGCCGCGAGCGGCGGCGACGAGTCGGCCGGGCTCGCCTCCCTCCTCGCCTTCGCGACCATCGCCGTCGGCGGCGTCGGCGCCGTCGCCGCCGGGTCCGCCGCCGACCGATTCGGGCGCACCCGCGTCACCAGCGCGAGCATGGCCGTCAGCGGCCTCGCCTGCCTCGCCGCCGGCGTCGTCTTCGGCCGCTCCCTTCTCCTGCTCGTCCCCTTCGTCCTGATCTGGGGGGTCGCCATCGTCGCCGACTCCGCGCAGTTCTCCGCCGCCGTCTCGGAGCTGGCCGAGCCGTCCTACGTCGGGACGGCGCTCACCCTCCAGACCGCCATCGGCTTCCTCCTCACGACGATTTCGATCCAGCTGATCCCCGTCGTCGTCGACGCCGTCGGCTGGCGGTGGGCCTTCGCCCCGCTCGTCGTCGGCCCGCTCCTCGGGACGCTCTCGATGCAGTGGCTCGGTCGCCTCCCCGACGCGGCGAAGTTGGCCGGCGGGCGGGGCTAG